One window from the genome of Pseudomonas sp. L5B5 encodes:
- a CDS encoding IclR family transcriptional regulator, whose amino-acid sequence MNDSQESSAKHGGIQVIARAASVMRALGSNPQGLSLGAIAQVVDLPRSTVQRIINALCVEHLVETLGPAGGFRLGPAFGQLVTQAQVDIISLVRPYLSALSEQVLESTCLASLSGDKLYVLDRIVAERELRVVFPIGIHVPATVTSGGKVLLAELSSEAQQALLPDPLPACTPKSLGRAALLEQLRTIRVSGAANDQDEYIEGLCSYAILLDTYLGHYSISIVAPNARAAARGEAFQQALQACKQSIEEVIGRAPRVVQD is encoded by the coding sequence ATGAATGATTCGCAAGAAAGCAGCGCCAAGCACGGCGGGATACAGGTCATCGCGCGGGCTGCGTCGGTCATGCGGGCCCTGGGCAGCAACCCGCAGGGGCTGAGCCTGGGGGCCATTGCCCAGGTGGTGGACCTGCCGCGCTCGACGGTGCAGCGCATCATCAACGCCCTGTGCGTGGAGCACCTGGTCGAGACCCTGGGCCCGGCTGGCGGCTTTCGCCTGGGCCCGGCCTTCGGCCAACTGGTGACCCAGGCCCAGGTCGATATCATTTCCCTGGTCAGGCCGTACCTGAGCGCCCTGTCCGAGCAAGTGCTGGAGTCGACCTGCCTGGCGTCGCTGTCCGGCGACAAGCTCTATGTGCTGGATCGCATCGTCGCCGAGCGCGAGTTGCGCGTGGTGTTTCCCATCGGCATCCATGTACCGGCCACGGTCACCTCCGGCGGCAAGGTGCTATTGGCCGAGTTGTCGAGCGAAGCGCAGCAGGCGCTGCTGCCCGATCCATTGCCCGCCTGCACGCCCAAGAGCCTGGGGCGCGCGGCGCTGCTGGAGCAACTGCGGACCATCAGGGTCAGCGGCGCGGCCAATGACCAGGATGAGTACATCGAAGGCTTGTGTTCCTACGCGATCCTGCTGGACACCTACCTAGGTCACTATTCGATCTCCATCGTCGCCCCCAATGCCCGGGCGGCGGCCAGGGGCGAAGCCTTCCAACAGGCCTTGCAGGCGTGCAAGCAGAGCATCGAGGAGGTGATCGGTCGCGCCCCTCGCGTGGTCCAGGACTAG
- a CDS encoding efflux RND transporter periplasmic adaptor subunit, with the protein MRLKQALCARPFIPLAALCLLAGCGAKEADMAAAPAPQVGVYTAKAQVLTLTTDLPGRTSAYRVSEVRPQVSGILQRRLFAEGAEVKDGQPLYQIDPRTYQARLARAEASLLTAQNLARRYERLLKTNAVSQQQYDDALATWKQAQADAQMARIDVQYTKVLAPISGRIGRSAVTEGALVTNGQQQALATVTQLDPIYVDVNQPITKLLGLKQALESGRLQASGPDQAQVSLTLDDGTPYPLKGTLKFSEVSVDPTTGSVTLRAEFPNPNRKLLPGMFVHAQLKEGEQQAAILIPQQAVGRDARGVPTAWVVKADDTVEQRELQTLRTVGNAWLIGAGIADGERVVTEGVQRVRSGLAVKPVAAGNVELVTEFGAGAGPLAN; encoded by the coding sequence GTGAGACTCAAGCAAGCTTTGTGTGCGCGACCATTCATTCCCCTGGCGGCCTTGTGCCTGCTGGCCGGTTGCGGCGCCAAGGAGGCGGACATGGCCGCCGCCCCCGCGCCGCAAGTCGGTGTCTATACCGCCAAGGCCCAAGTGCTGACCCTGACCACCGACCTGCCGGGCCGGACTTCGGCCTACCGCGTGTCCGAGGTCCGGCCCCAGGTGTCCGGAATTCTCCAGCGCCGGCTGTTCGCCGAGGGCGCCGAGGTCAAGGACGGCCAGCCGCTGTACCAGATCGATCCGCGCACCTACCAGGCACGCCTGGCCCGGGCCGAGGCCAGCCTGCTGACCGCGCAGAACCTGGCCCGGCGCTATGAGCGCCTGCTCAAGACCAACGCCGTCAGCCAGCAGCAATACGACGATGCCCTGGCCACCTGGAAACAGGCCCAAGCCGACGCCCAGATGGCCCGGATCGACGTGCAGTACACCAAGGTCCTGGCACCGATCTCCGGGCGCATTGGGCGCTCGGCCGTCACCGAGGGCGCACTGGTGACCAACGGCCAGCAGCAGGCCCTGGCCACCGTGACCCAGCTCGACCCGATCTATGTCGACGTCAACCAGCCCATCACCAAGCTGCTGGGACTCAAGCAGGCCCTGGAATCCGGACGCCTGCAGGCCAGCGGCCCGGACCAGGCGCAAGTCAGCCTGACCCTGGACGACGGCACGCCCTACCCGCTCAAGGGCACCTTGAAGTTCTCCGAAGTCAGCGTCGATCCCACCACCGGTTCGGTGACCCTGCGCGCCGAGTTTCCCAACCCGAACCGCAAGCTGCTGCCGGGAATGTTCGTCCATGCCCAGCTCAAGGAAGGCGAGCAACAGGCTGCCATCCTGATTCCCCAGCAGGCGGTCGGCCGTGATGCCCGTGGCGTACCTACTGCCTGGGTGGTCAAGGCCGACGACACCGTCGAGCAACGTGAACTGCAGACGCTACGCACCGTGGGCAACGCCTGGTTGATCGGCGCCGGCATCGCCGATGGCGAGCGCGTGGTCACCGAAGGTGTGCAGCGCGTGCGCAGCGGCCTGGCCGTCAAGCCGGTGGCGGCGGGCAACGTCGAACTGGTGACCGAATTCGGCGCCGGCGCTGGCCCCCTGGCCAATTGA
- a CDS encoding efflux transporter outer membrane subunit codes for MKRTSLSIALGMVLAGCSLTPDYQRPTAPVQPDWPQGPAYEQAARGDQATAEARDAALSWQLFFRDPSLRQVLATALDNNRDLRQAALNVEAYRALHRIERSALFPSVDASAGGSRQRQPADLSPSGKAGIQSQYSMALGLSYEVDLFGRLRSLERAALEQYLASAEAQRGVQIALVGDVAIAYLTWRSDQEQLELARSTLASYRQSLGLIQSSREVGTASALDVRQARSLVETARVQQALYTRQVAQDVNALQLLLGTALPAGLSRTTAFEQPLAAPTPGLPADLLLRRPDIRAAEHRLLAANADIGAARAAFFPSISLTATAGTTSRELDRLFEGGSGLWSFAPQINLPIFTAGRLRGTLDYRKVLKDVNVAAYEQSIQTAFREVADGLAARGTFGEQLQAQRDLVSNDQAYYALANQRYDEGVDSYLAVLDAQRELFGAQQQLIRDRLNQLSSEVKLFKALGGGWDSQQPLALTARDANSR; via the coding sequence ATGAAGCGCACCAGCCTTTCGATTGCGCTGGGCATGGTCCTGGCCGGGTGCAGCCTGACCCCGGACTACCAGCGCCCCACCGCGCCCGTGCAACCGGACTGGCCCCAGGGTCCGGCCTACGAGCAAGCCGCCAGGGGCGATCAGGCCACCGCCGAGGCCCGCGATGCGGCCTTGAGCTGGCAACTGTTCTTCCGTGACCCGTCGCTGCGTCAAGTACTGGCCACGGCCCTGGACAACAACCGCGACCTGCGCCAGGCCGCCTTGAATGTCGAGGCCTACCGCGCCCTGCACCGGATCGAGCGTTCGGCACTGTTCCCCAGCGTCGATGCCAGCGCCGGCGGCAGCCGCCAACGCCAGCCCGCCGACCTGTCGCCCAGCGGCAAGGCCGGGATCCAGAGCCAGTACAGCATGGCCCTGGGGCTGTCCTATGAAGTCGACCTGTTCGGCCGCTTGCGCAGCCTGGAACGGGCGGCGCTGGAGCAATACCTGGCCAGCGCCGAAGCGCAACGCGGCGTGCAGATCGCCCTGGTGGGCGATGTGGCCATCGCCTACCTGACCTGGCGCAGCGACCAGGAACAACTGGAGCTGGCCCGCTCGACCCTGGCCAGCTACCGACAGAGCCTGGGGCTGATCCAGTCGAGCCGCGAAGTCGGCACCGCCTCGGCGCTCGATGTGCGCCAGGCCCGCAGCCTGGTGGAAACCGCGCGAGTGCAGCAAGCGCTGTACACCCGCCAGGTCGCCCAGGACGTCAATGCCTTGCAGTTGCTGCTGGGCACCGCGTTGCCCGCCGGTTTGTCGCGGACCACGGCCTTCGAACAGCCGCTGGCCGCGCCAACCCCGGGCCTGCCGGCCGACCTGCTGCTGCGGCGCCCGGATATCCGCGCCGCCGAGCACCGCTTGCTGGCCGCCAATGCCGACATCGGCGCAGCACGCGCGGCGTTCTTCCCCAGCATCAGCCTGACCGCGACGGCCGGTACCACCAGCCGCGAGCTGGACCGTCTGTTCGAGGGGGGCTCGGGACTGTGGAGCTTCGCACCGCAGATCAACCTGCCGATCTTCACGGCCGGGCGCCTGCGCGGCACCCTCGACTACCGCAAGGTGCTCAAGGACGTCAACGTCGCCGCCTACGAGCAAAGCATCCAGACCGCCTTTCGCGAGGTGGCCGACGGCCTCGCGGCCCGGGGCACCTTCGGCGAACAGTTGCAGGCCCAGCGCGACCTGGTGAGCAACGACCAGGCGTACTACGCACTGGCCAACCAACGCTACGACGAAGGCGTCGACAGCTACCTGGCGGTACTCGACGCCCAGCGTGAACTGTTCGGCGCGCAACAACAGCTGATCCGCGATCGGCTGAACCAGCTCAGCAGCGAAGTGAAGCTGTTCAAGGCCCTGGGCGGTGGCTGGGACAGCCAGCAGCCCCTGGCACTCACCGCCAGGGATGCGAACAGCAGATAG
- the fabG gene encoding 3-oxoacyl-ACP reductase FabG: MLTSLQGKSVLVTGATSGIGLGIAYGFARQGARVAITARHADKVEAVARRLRDEGLQVSGFVADVAQGDAVRQLLADVAASQGGLDVLCCNAGVFPSASLEQMSEDDWDTVLATNAKGSFLCVQAALPYLRQAEYGRVILTSSITGPVTGFPGWAHYGASKAAQLGFMRTAAIELARDGITINAVLPGNILTEGLQGMGQEYQDSMAASVPLRRLGSVEDIASAALFFASREAGYITGQSLIVDGGQILPESLQALA; the protein is encoded by the coding sequence ATGCTCACTTCACTTCAAGGTAAAAGCGTCCTGGTCACCGGCGCCACCAGCGGCATCGGCCTGGGCATCGCCTATGGCTTCGCTCGCCAGGGCGCCCGGGTCGCCATCACCGCCCGCCATGCCGACAAGGTCGAAGCCGTGGCCCGGCGCCTGCGCGATGAAGGCTTGCAGGTCAGCGGTTTCGTCGCCGACGTGGCCCAGGGCGACGCCGTGCGCCAACTGCTGGCCGACGTCGCCGCCAGCCAGGGCGGGCTGGACGTGCTGTGCTGCAATGCCGGAGTGTTCCCCTCGGCCAGCCTCGAACAGATGAGCGAAGACGACTGGGACACGGTCCTGGCCACCAACGCCAAGGGCAGCTTCCTCTGCGTCCAGGCGGCCCTGCCCTACCTGCGCCAGGCGGAGTACGGGCGGGTGATCCTGACCTCGTCGATCACCGGCCCCGTGACCGGTTTTCCCGGCTGGGCCCACTACGGCGCAAGCAAGGCCGCGCAACTGGGCTTCATGCGTACCGCAGCGATCGAACTGGCCCGCGATGGCATCACCATCAACGCGGTGCTGCCGGGCAACATCCTCACCGAGGGCCTGCAGGGCATGGGCCAGGAGTACCAGGACAGCATGGCCGCCTCGGTGCCGCTGCGGCGCCTGGGCAGTGTCGAGGACATCGCCAGCGCCGCCCTGTTCTTCGCCTCCCGCGAAGCCGGCTACATCACCGGACAGAGCCTGATCGTCGACGGCGGCCAGATCCTGCCCGAATCCCTCCAGGCCCTTGCCTGA
- a CDS encoding AraC family transcriptional regulator → MPLITTSTTRPPESQIGILASAATGLSDFIQLHGGNPERILGMAGIDPEQLLHPTLSLDLNQYCSVFEEAARQTGNHNFGLRYGQQFRPDSLGLLGYVGMCSATLGEGLRNIVRTFPVHQQGSLLRLVEDGELCRLDYQVQYGAIVRKRQDAELSLGMFANLMRHALGQNWAPERVHFEHPQPEAWHEHCKVFDAPVLFGQRCNALVFRRSVLQRPMPGHDPKLLAILLESLHQLAAADGGQVRPGIVAQVRAQVRDLLSEGYPCLEQVAQQLRTPSWTIQRRLGESGLTFSALVDTVRQELALYYLQQSTLPISELALALGYSEISAFSRAFRRWCGVSPIQWRQAHRGPQAQQS, encoded by the coding sequence GTGCCCCTCATCACGACGTCCACGACCCGCCCCCCGGAAAGCCAGATCGGCATCCTGGCTTCGGCCGCCACGGGCCTGAGCGATTTCATCCAGCTGCACGGCGGCAACCCCGAGCGCATCCTGGGCATGGCGGGCATCGACCCGGAGCAGTTGCTGCACCCGACCCTGAGCCTGGACCTGAACCAGTATTGCTCGGTGTTCGAGGAGGCCGCCCGGCAGACCGGCAACCACAACTTCGGCCTGCGCTATGGCCAGCAGTTCCGCCCCGATTCCCTGGGGCTGCTGGGGTATGTGGGGATGTGCTCGGCCACCCTGGGCGAGGGCCTGCGCAACATTGTCCGGACCTTTCCTGTGCACCAGCAGGGCAGCCTGCTGCGGCTGGTGGAGGACGGCGAACTGTGTCGGCTCGACTACCAGGTGCAGTACGGGGCCATCGTGCGCAAGCGCCAGGACGCCGAGTTGTCCCTGGGCATGTTCGCCAACCTGATGCGCCATGCCCTGGGCCAGAACTGGGCGCCGGAGCGGGTGCATTTCGAACATCCGCAGCCAGAGGCCTGGCATGAGCACTGCAAGGTGTTCGATGCCCCGGTGCTGTTCGGCCAGCGCTGCAATGCCCTGGTGTTTCGCCGCAGCGTGCTGCAGCGGCCGATGCCCGGGCACGATCCGAAACTGCTGGCGATCTTGCTCGAAAGCCTGCACCAGCTCGCCGCCGCGGACGGTGGCCAGGTGCGCCCGGGCATCGTTGCCCAGGTCCGGGCCCAGGTTCGTGACCTGCTCAGCGAGGGTTACCCGTGCCTGGAGCAAGTGGCGCAGCAACTGCGGACCCCCAGCTGGACCATCCAGCGGCGGCTGGGCGAAAGCGGCCTGACCTTCTCGGCCCTGGTGGACACCGTGCGCCAGGAGTTGGCGCTGTACTACCTGCAGCAGTCGACCCTGCCGATCTCCGAACTGGCCCTGGCCCTGGGCTACTCGGAAATCAGCGCGTTCTCCCGGGCGTTCCGCCGTTGGTGCGGCGTCAGCCCGATCCAGTGGCGCCAGGCCCATCGCGGGCCGCAGGCGCAACAGTCCTGA
- a CDS encoding efflux RND transporter permease subunit, with protein MSRFFIDRPIFAWVLAIVAMLAGALSLLKMPVSQYPNIAAPAVSIQVSYPGASAKTVQDTVVQVIEQQLAGLDGFRYMSAESNADGSMNIIVTFEQGTNPDIAQVQVQNKLQLATPRLPEEVQRQGLRVVKYQMNFFLIVGLVDKTGKLDNFDLGNLIASQLQDPISRINGVGDFQLFGSPYAMRIWLDPGKLNSYQLTPGDVAQAIREQNVQVSAGQLGGLPTRSHVQLNATVLGKTRMTSVAEFQEILVKVKADGSQVRVKDLGDVSLSSDNFAISSKYKGKESAGLALRLASGGNLLETVKAVKAVLEKQKAYLPEGVEIIYPYDTTPVVEASIESVVHTIFEAVALVFLVMLLFLQSIRATLIPTLAVPVVLLAAFALLPWFGLSINVLTMYAMVLAIGLLVDDAIVVVENVERLMHEEGLSPLEATRKSMQQISGALMGIGMVLSAVFVPMAFFGGSAGIIYKQFAVTVVLCMGLSVLVALIFTPALCATILKAPQGDAHHEKKGFFGWFNRTFERSTQRFERGVGGMLKHRGRYLLAFVLITAGTGYLFTQIPKAFLPNEDQGLMMAEVRMPLNATAERTEEVLNEVKDYLVNEEGDRVEHVMTVNGFNFAGRGQNSGLVLVVLKDWSVRKAVGDDVFSVARRANEHFARIKDATVMAFVPPAILEMGNAMGFDFYLQDNSGVGHEALMAARNQFLELAAQDPRLRSVRPNGKDDEPQFQVRIDDEKARALQVSIAAINETMSAAWGSMYVNDFIDLGRVKRVYLQGVDTSRIAPEDFDKWYVRNNLGQMVPFSAFATGAWIYGSPKLERYGGIPAVQILGEPAPGYSTGDAMVAIAQILQQLPPGIGLSYNGLSYEEIQTGDQAPMLYALTVLIVFLCLAALYESWSVPVSVMLVVPLGILGAVLATLGRGLEADVYFQIGLMTTVGLSAKNAILIIEFAKELYEKEGMPLAKAAIAAARLRLRPIIMTSLAFTFGVLPMALASGAGAGSQHSIATGVVGGMITATVLALFFVPLFYVLVVKVFERNRPAAATAGETA; from the coding sequence ATGTCCCGTTTCTTCATCGACCGGCCGATCTTCGCCTGGGTGCTGGCCATCGTCGCGATGCTCGCCGGCGCCCTGTCGCTGCTCAAGATGCCCGTCAGCCAGTACCCCAACATCGCCGCGCCCGCAGTCTCGATCCAGGTCAGCTACCCCGGCGCCTCGGCCAAGACTGTGCAAGACACCGTGGTCCAGGTGATCGAGCAGCAACTGGCCGGGCTTGACGGCTTTCGCTACATGTCCGCCGAAAGCAACGCCGATGGCAGCATGAACATCATCGTTACCTTCGAGCAGGGCACCAACCCCGACATCGCCCAGGTCCAGGTGCAGAACAAGCTGCAACTGGCCACCCCGCGCCTGCCCGAGGAGGTCCAGCGCCAGGGCCTGCGGGTGGTCAAGTACCAGATGAACTTCTTCCTGATCGTCGGCCTGGTGGACAAGACCGGCAAGCTGGACAACTTCGACCTCGGCAACCTGATCGCCTCGCAGCTGCAAGACCCGATCTCGCGGATCAACGGCGTCGGCGACTTCCAGCTGTTCGGCTCGCCCTACGCGATGCGCATCTGGCTCGACCCCGGCAAGCTCAACAGCTACCAGCTGACCCCGGGCGACGTGGCCCAGGCCATTCGCGAGCAGAACGTACAAGTCTCCGCCGGCCAGCTCGGCGGCCTGCCGACTCGTTCCCACGTGCAGCTCAACGCCACGGTGCTGGGCAAGACACGCATGACCAGCGTCGCCGAGTTCCAGGAGATCCTGGTCAAGGTCAAGGCCGATGGCTCGCAAGTGCGGGTCAAGGACCTGGGCGACGTCAGCCTGTCCTCCGACAACTTCGCGATTTCCTCCAAGTACAAGGGCAAGGAGTCGGCAGGCCTGGCCCTGCGCCTGGCCAGCGGTGGCAACCTGCTGGAGACGGTCAAGGCGGTCAAGGCGGTGCTGGAGAAGCAGAAGGCCTACCTGCCCGAGGGCGTGGAGATCATCTACCCCTACGACACCACCCCGGTGGTCGAGGCGTCGATCGAGTCGGTGGTGCACACCATTTTCGAAGCCGTGGCCCTGGTCTTCCTGGTGATGCTGCTGTTCCTGCAGAGCATCCGCGCCACCCTGATCCCGACCCTGGCGGTGCCGGTGGTGCTGCTGGCGGCCTTTGCCCTGCTGCCCTGGTTCGGCCTGAGCATCAATGTGCTGACCATGTACGCCATGGTCCTGGCGATCGGCCTGCTGGTGGACGATGCCATCGTCGTGGTGGAGAACGTCGAGCGCCTGATGCATGAGGAAGGCCTGTCGCCGCTGGAGGCGACACGCAAGTCCATGCAGCAGATCTCCGGTGCACTGATGGGCATCGGCATGGTGCTCTCGGCGGTGTTCGTGCCCATGGCGTTCTTCGGTGGCTCGGCCGGCATCATCTACAAGCAGTTCGCGGTCACCGTCGTCCTGTGCATGGGCCTGTCGGTGCTGGTGGCCCTGATCTTCACCCCGGCGCTGTGCGCCACCATCCTCAAGGCGCCCCAGGGCGATGCGCACCACGAGAAGAAAGGTTTCTTCGGCTGGTTCAATCGCACCTTCGAGCGCAGCACCCAGCGCTTCGAGCGGGGCGTGGGAGGCATGCTCAAGCATCGCGGGCGCTACTTGCTGGCATTCGTGCTGATTACCGCTGGCACCGGCTATCTGTTCACCCAGATCCCCAAGGCGTTCCTGCCCAACGAGGACCAGGGCCTGATGATGGCCGAGGTGCGCATGCCACTGAACGCAACGGCCGAGCGCACCGAGGAGGTGCTCAATGAGGTCAAGGACTACCTGGTCAACGAGGAAGGCGATCGGGTCGAGCATGTGATGACCGTCAATGGCTTCAACTTCGCAGGTCGCGGCCAGAACTCCGGCCTGGTGCTGGTGGTGCTCAAGGACTGGTCCGTGCGCAAGGCGGTCGGTGACGACGTGTTCAGCGTGGCTCGACGTGCCAACGAGCACTTTGCCCGGATCAAGGATGCCACGGTGATGGCCTTCGTCCCGCCGGCAATCCTCGAAATGGGCAACGCCATGGGCTTCGACTTCTACCTCCAGGACAACTCCGGCGTCGGCCACGAAGCGCTGATGGCCGCGCGCAACCAGTTCCTCGAGCTGGCCGCGCAGGACCCCAGGTTGCGCTCGGTCCGCCCCAACGGCAAGGACGACGAACCGCAGTTCCAGGTACGCATCGACGATGAGAAAGCCCGTGCGCTGCAGGTCAGCATCGCCGCGATCAACGAAACCATGAGCGCGGCCTGGGGCTCGATGTACGTCAACGACTTCATCGACCTGGGCCGGGTCAAGCGGGTGTACCTGCAGGGCGTGGACACCTCGCGGATCGCCCCGGAAGACTTCGACAAATGGTACGTGCGCAACAACCTGGGGCAGATGGTGCCGTTCTCCGCGTTCGCCACCGGCGCGTGGATCTACGGCTCGCCCAAACTGGAACGCTACGGTGGCATTCCGGCGGTGCAGATCCTCGGTGAACCGGCGCCCGGCTACAGCACCGGCGATGCGATGGTCGCCATTGCCCAGATCCTCCAGCAACTGCCGCCGGGCATCGGCCTGAGCTACAACGGCTTGTCCTACGAGGAAATCCAGACCGGCGACCAGGCGCCCATGCTCTACGCCCTGACCGTGCTGATCGTGTTCCTGTGCCTGGCGGCGCTATACGAAAGCTGGTCGGTGCCGGTGTCGGTGATGCTGGTGGTGCCACTGGGCATCCTCGGCGCGGTGCTGGCCACCCTGGGGCGCGGGTTGGAGGCCGATGTGTATTTCCAGATCGGCCTGATGACCACGGTCGGCCTGTCGGCCAAGAACGCGATCCTGATCATCGAGTTCGCCAAGGAGCTCTACGAGAAGGAAGGCATGCCCCTGGCCAAGGCCGCCATCGCGGCCGCCAGGCTGCGCCTGCGCCCGATCATCATGACCTCCCTGGCCTTCACCTTCGGCGTGTTGCCCATGGCCCTGGCCTCGGGTGCCGGTGCCGGCAGCCAGCACTCCATCGCCACCGGCGTGGTGGGCGGGATGATCACCGCCACGGTGCTGGCGCTGTTCTTCGTGCCGTTGTTCTACGTACTGGTGGTGAAGGTGTTCGAACGCAACAGGCCAGCGGCGGCCACAGCAGGAGAAACAGCATGA
- a CDS encoding phosphotransferase enzyme family protein encodes MMTASNPANDLDAIAPLASLAALRYDPSLRGELRLLSHSENATYLLHNSRRRSVMRVHRQAYHSYQEIASELAWLQALREEGLQVPSPIAGLDGQLIQQVELAGLGSRHVVLFDWIEGSEPAPHGLNASFRRLGAINARLHQQARRWHQPQGFTRMSWSHQNMLGPEGYWGPWQQGPYLDEGARALIGEVVDVLGLRLADYGQDPSRFGLIHADLRLANLLVQGEQTRIIDFDDCGLGWYLHDLAAALSFFEHHPELAQWIDNWLQGYSRELHLATEDLAMVPTLIMQRRLQLLAWAGSHRGTAQVECLGREWVEQTLGLCRRYLDDGLQGVLAHARH; translated from the coding sequence ATGATGACTGCCTCGAACCCCGCCAACGACCTGGACGCCATTGCCCCCCTGGCCAGCCTGGCCGCCTTGCGTTATGACCCGTCGCTGCGCGGAGAACTGCGCCTGCTCAGCCATTCGGAGAACGCCACCTACCTGTTGCATAACAGCCGTCGGCGCTCGGTGATGCGGGTGCATCGCCAGGCCTATCACTCGTACCAGGAGATCGCCAGTGAACTGGCCTGGCTGCAAGCGTTGCGCGAGGAAGGCCTGCAAGTACCCAGCCCGATTGCCGGCCTGGATGGCCAGTTGATCCAGCAGGTCGAGCTGGCCGGGCTAGGCAGCCGGCATGTGGTGCTGTTCGACTGGATCGAGGGCAGCGAGCCGGCACCCCACGGCCTCAATGCCTCGTTCCGCCGGCTGGGGGCGATCAATGCCCGCCTGCACCAGCAGGCGCGGCGCTGGCACCAGCCGCAGGGCTTCACCCGCATGAGCTGGAGCCACCAGAACATGCTTGGCCCCGAGGGCTATTGGGGGCCCTGGCAGCAAGGGCCCTACCTGGACGAGGGGGCCCGGGCCCTGATCGGCGAGGTGGTCGACGTGCTCGGCCTGCGCCTGGCCGACTATGGCCAGGACCCCAGCCGCTTCGGCCTGATCCATGCCGACCTGCGCCTGGCCAACTTGCTGGTGCAGGGCGAACAGACGCGGATCATCGACTTCGACGATTGCGGGCTGGGCTGGTACTTGCATGATCTGGCGGCGGCCCTGAGCTTCTTCGAGCATCACCCCGAGCTGGCGCAGTGGATCGACAACTGGCTGCAGGGCTACAGCCGCGAGCTGCACCTGGCGACCGAGGACCTGGCCATGGTGCCGACCCTGATCATGCAGCGGCGCCTGCAATTGCTGGCCTGGGCCGGCAGCCATCGGGGCACGGCTCAGGTCGAGTGCCTGGGCCGCGAATGGGTTGAGCAGACCCTGGGGCTGTGCCGGCGCTACCTGGACGACGGCTTGCAGGGTGTCCTGGCGCACGCGAGGCATTGA
- a CDS encoding TetR family transcriptional regulator, translating to MARKTAAEAARTRRRILDAAGELFSREGVSSTTLEQIARQAGVTRGAIYWHFKGKQDLLDALFSEQTLPLENHRPQAVDFHRGWQRLHDDLVATVSGEAPRRLSEIMLHQGACGGDPSTHQRRLDGVRGLLQHHLRRLLETAVSRQELPPTLDVPGMLEFCCITITGLLYECLHDNPHPQKAICTTLAVLQHVAKAPPRHLLLEG from the coding sequence ATGGCCAGGAAGACTGCGGCAGAGGCCGCGCGCACCCGTCGCAGGATCCTGGACGCGGCCGGCGAACTGTTCTCTCGGGAAGGTGTGTCCAGCACCACCCTGGAGCAGATCGCCCGGCAGGCCGGGGTGACGCGGGGAGCGATCTACTGGCATTTCAAGGGCAAGCAGGACCTGCTCGATGCGCTGTTCAGCGAACAGACCCTGCCCTTGGAGAACCACCGGCCGCAAGCTGTGGATTTCCACCGTGGATGGCAACGACTGCACGACGACCTGGTGGCCACCGTCAGCGGCGAGGCGCCGCGCCGTCTTTCGGAAATCATGCTCCACCAGGGCGCCTGCGGCGGCGACCCCAGTACCCATCAGCGGCGTCTGGACGGGGTCCGGGGGCTGCTCCAGCATCATTTGCGGCGGCTGCTGGAAACCGCCGTGTCCCGTCAGGAGCTGCCGCCCACACTCGATGTGCCGGGGATGCTGGAGTTCTGTTGCATCACCATCACCGGCCTGTTGTATGAATGCCTGCATGACAACCCGCACCCGCAGAAGGCGATCTGCACGACCCTGGCGGTGCTGCAGCACGTGGCCAAGGCCCCGCCCCGGCATCTGTTGCTGGAGGGGTAG